In Streptomyces sp. NBC_00704, a genomic segment contains:
- a CDS encoding ABC transporter ATP-binding protein encodes MIGVAPPAYDPAAPKTAGTLPVGAPATVRAYVAELLRRHRRAFLLLLLVNTVATIASMVGPWLLGDLVERLSHGARQVHLGLTAALFVVALVVQAAFVRQVRLRGAMLGEQMLADLREDFLVRSVRLPPGVLERAGTGDLLSRITTDVDRLANAMREAVPQLTIGVMWALLLLGGLVVTAPPLAPAVLVAAPLLIVGCRWYFKRAPTGYRSEAAGYAAVAAALAETVDAGRTVEAHRLGGRRIALSEQRIRQWTAWERYTLWLRSVLFPVINMVHVTVLGSVLMLGGAFVLRGWIDVGQLTTGALLAQMLVDPVNLVLRWYDELQVAQVSLARLVGVRDIEPDGGDRELAPDGHDVLADRVHFGYREGVDVLRKVSLEVSPGTRLALVGPSGAGKSTLGRLLAGIYAPRDGRITLGGAELSRMTAERVRSHVALVNQEHHVFVGSLRDNLRLALPHSRLRAGDGASATAQDAELWASLAAVDADGWARALDDGLDTEVGSGGVALTPAQAQQIALARLVLADPHTLVLDEATSLLDPRAARHLERSLARVLDGRTVVAIAHRLHTAHDADVIAVVENGRISELGSHAELVAAEGAYAALWRSWHG; translated from the coding sequence ATGATCGGCGTGGCGCCACCCGCATATGACCCGGCGGCACCGAAGACGGCCGGCACGCTGCCCGTCGGCGCCCCCGCGACCGTGCGCGCCTACGTGGCCGAACTTCTGCGCCGGCACCGCCGCGCCTTTCTGCTCCTCCTCCTCGTCAACACGGTCGCCACGATCGCGTCGATGGTGGGTCCCTGGCTGCTGGGCGACCTGGTGGAACGGTTGTCGCACGGGGCGCGCCAGGTCCATCTGGGGCTCACCGCCGCGCTGTTCGTCGTCGCTCTGGTCGTCCAGGCGGCGTTCGTACGCCAGGTGCGGCTGCGTGGAGCGATGCTCGGCGAGCAGATGCTCGCCGACCTGCGCGAGGACTTCCTCGTCCGGTCGGTTCGCCTGCCTCCGGGCGTGCTGGAGCGGGCCGGCACGGGCGACCTGCTCTCCCGCATCACCACGGACGTCGACCGGCTGGCCAACGCGATGCGCGAGGCCGTGCCCCAGTTGACCATCGGTGTGATGTGGGCGCTGCTGCTGCTCGGCGGACTGGTCGTCACGGCGCCGCCGCTCGCGCCGGCCGTACTGGTCGCGGCGCCCCTGCTGATCGTCGGCTGCCGCTGGTACTTCAAACGGGCGCCGACCGGCTACCGCTCCGAGGCGGCCGGCTACGCGGCCGTGGCCGCCGCTCTCGCCGAGACGGTGGACGCGGGCCGCACCGTCGAGGCGCACCGCCTGGGCGGCCGCCGCATCGCGCTCTCGGAGCAGCGGATCCGGCAGTGGACGGCCTGGGAGCGCTACACGCTGTGGCTGCGGTCCGTGCTCTTCCCCGTGATCAACATGGTGCATGTGACGGTGCTCGGCTCGGTCCTCATGCTGGGCGGGGCGTTCGTGCTGCGGGGCTGGATCGACGTCGGGCAGCTGACGACGGGGGCGCTCCTCGCGCAGATGCTGGTCGACCCCGTGAACCTCGTGCTGCGCTGGTACGACGAGCTGCAGGTGGCCCAGGTGTCGCTGGCCCGGCTCGTCGGTGTGCGGGACATCGAGCCCGACGGAGGGGACCGCGAGCTGGCTCCGGACGGACACGACGTGCTCGCCGACCGGGTGCACTTCGGCTACCGGGAGGGGGTCGACGTCCTGCGCAAGGTGTCCCTGGAGGTGTCCCCCGGCACCCGGCTGGCCCTGGTCGGCCCGTCGGGCGCGGGCAAGTCCACCCTGGGGCGGCTGCTCGCCGGGATCTACGCGCCCCGCGACGGCCGGATCACCCTCGGCGGCGCGGAACTGTCGCGGATGACCGCCGAGCGGGTCCGTTCCCATGTGGCACTGGTCAATCAGGAGCATCACGTGTTCGTGGGCTCCCTGCGCGACAACCTCCGCCTCGCGCTCCCCCACTCCCGGCTGCGTGCGGGCGACGGGGCCTCGGCGACGGCGCAGGACGCCGAGCTGTGGGCCTCCCTGGCCGCGGTCGACGCCGACGGATGGGCACGGGCCCTGGACGACGGCCTCGACACCGAGGTCGGCTCCGGCGGCGTCGCGCTCACCCCGGCGCAGGCCCAGCAGATCGCATTGGCCCGGCTGGTGCTGGCCGACCCGCACACGCTGGTCCTGGACGAGGCGACCTCGCTCCTCGACCCTCGTGCCGCGCGCCATCTCGAACGGTCCCTGGCCCGTGTGCTGGACGGCCGCACGGTCGTGGCGATCGCCCACCGGCTGCACACCGCCCATGACGCCGACGTGATCGCCGTCGTCGAGAACGGCCGCATCAGCGAGCTGGGCAGCCATGCCGAGCTGGTGGCGGCGGAGGGAGCCTACGCGGCTCTCTGGAGGTCGTGGCACGGCTGA
- a CDS encoding DUF5709 domain-containing protein — translation MDSADGWGDDVYQPDASDIQDDAGLLDGEDTLENDGVEDPLDRGWSPPDRPWAVEHIGVTAAERRQGESLDQRLAEELPDPGTPDGDGLGDCDGTDGELLDNEVGAMRSGRLVAPDEGVHEDEESALIATDVGIDGAAASAEEAAMHIVDEDALSG, via the coding sequence GTGGACAGCGCCGACGGATGGGGAGACGACGTCTACCAGCCCGACGCCTCGGACATCCAGGACGACGCGGGGCTGCTCGACGGCGAGGACACGCTGGAGAACGACGGCGTCGAGGACCCCCTCGACCGCGGCTGGTCGCCGCCGGACCGCCCCTGGGCCGTTGAGCACATCGGTGTGACCGCCGCGGAGCGCCGGCAGGGGGAGAGCCTGGACCAGCGCCTCGCCGAGGAGCTGCCGGATCCCGGGACGCCCGACGGCGACGGTCTGGGCGACTGCGACGGCACGGACGGGGAACTCCTCGACAACGAGGTCGGCGCCATGCGCTCCGGACGGCTCGTGGCTCCCGACGAAGGGGTCCACGAGGACGAGGAGAGCGCGCTGATCGCCACGGACGTCGGGATCGACGGCGCGGCCGCCTCCGCGGAGGAGGCCGCGATGCACATCGTCGACGAGGACGCCCTGTCCGGTTGA
- a CDS encoding type B 50S ribosomal protein L31 yields MQQDKQPDYHEVVFRDRAAGFAFLTRSTAASDQTIEWDDGETYPVVDVEISSESHPFYTGKARTVDTEGRVARFERRYGDGGAMT; encoded by the coding sequence ATGCAGCAGGACAAGCAGCCCGACTACCACGAGGTCGTCTTCCGCGACCGCGCCGCCGGATTCGCCTTCCTCACCCGATCGACAGCGGCCAGCGACCAGACCATCGAGTGGGACGACGGTGAGACCTACCCGGTCGTCGACGTGGAGATCTCCTCGGAGAGCCACCCCTTCTACACGGGCAAGGCGCGCACGGTGGACACCGAGGGCCGGGTCGCCCGCTTCGAGCGGCGCTACGGCGACGGCGGCGCGATGACCTGA
- a CDS encoding metal-dependent hydrolase, whose amino-acid sequence MMGPAHSLSGAAAWLGVGAAAAAAGHTMPWPVLLVGALICAGAALAPDLDHKAATISRAFGPLSRWLCEIVDKLSYAAYKSTRKQGDPRRSGGHRTLTHTWLWAVMIGAGSSALAITGGRWAVLAILFVHMVLAIEGLLWRAARGSSSDVLVWLLAATSAWILAGVLDKPGNGSEWLFTEPGQAYMWLGLPIVLGALVHDIGDALTVSGCPVLWPIPIGRKRWYPIGPPKAMRFRAGSWVELKVLMPVFMVLGGVGGAAALNYI is encoded by the coding sequence ATGATGGGACCAGCACACTCACTGTCGGGCGCCGCCGCCTGGCTCGGCGTCGGTGCGGCGGCCGCGGCAGCGGGGCACACGATGCCCTGGCCGGTCCTGCTCGTCGGCGCGCTGATCTGCGCCGGCGCCGCGCTCGCCCCGGATCTCGACCACAAGGCCGCCACCATCTCCCGGGCCTTCGGCCCCCTCTCCCGCTGGCTGTGCGAGATCGTCGACAAGCTCTCCTACGCCGCCTACAAGTCGACGAGGAAGCAGGGCGACCCGCGCCGCTCGGGCGGGCACCGCACGCTCACGCACACCTGGCTGTGGGCCGTCATGATCGGCGCGGGCTCCTCGGCGCTGGCGATCACCGGCGGCCGCTGGGCGGTCCTGGCGATCCTGTTCGTGCACATGGTGCTCGCGATCGAGGGTCTGCTGTGGCGGGCGGCCCGGGGCTCCAGCAGCGATGTGCTGGTGTGGCTGCTCGCCGCGACCAGCGCGTGGATCCTCGCCGGCGTCCTCGACAAGCCCGGCAACGGCTCGGAGTGGCTGTTCACCGAGCCCGGTCAGGCGTACATGTGGCTGGGACTGCCCATCGTGCTGGGCGCCCTGGTGCACGACATCGGCGACGCCCTGACCGTGTCCGGCTGCCCGGTCCTGTGGCCCATCCCGATCGGGCGCAAGCGCTGGTACCCGATCGGGCCGCCCAAGGCGATGCGGTTCCGGGCGGGCAGCTGGGTCGAGCTGAAGGTGCTCATGCCCGTGTTCATGGTGCTCGGCGGGGTGGGCGGGGCAGCGGCCCTCAACTACATCTGA
- a CDS encoding DEAD/DEAH box helicase — protein sequence MTLIDQLPTTADPDALYEAFESWAQERGLTLYPHQEEALIEVVSGANVIVSTPTGSGKSMIAAAAHFAALARDEVTFYTAPIKALVSEKFFELCKIFGTENVGMLTGDASVNSDAPVICCTAEVLASIALRDGRHADVGQVVMDEFHFYAEGDRGWAWQIPILELPQAQFVLMSATLGDVSFFEKDLARRTGRPTAVVRSATRPVPLSYEYRYTPMTETLTDLLDTRQAPVYIVHFTQAQAVERAQALMSINMCSREEKERIAALIGNFRFTTKFGQNLSRYVRHGIGVHHAGMLPKYRRLVEKLAQAGLLKVICGTDTLGVGVNVPIRTVLFTALTKYDGNRVRTLRAREFHQIAGRAGRAGFDTAGLVVAQAPEHVIENEKALSKAGDDPKKRRKVVRKKAPEGFVGWTENTFDKLIDSDPEPLTSRFRVTHTMLLSVIARPGNAFEAMRHLLEDNHEPRKQQLRHIRRAIAIYRSLLDGGVVEKLDQPDASGRIVRLTVDLQQDFALNQPLSTFALAAFELLDPESPSYALDMVSVVESTLDDPRQILAAQQNKARGEAVATMKADGVEYEERMERLQDVSYPKPLEELLFHAYDTYRKSHPWVGDHPLSPKSVIRDMYERAMSFTELVSHYELARTEGIVLRYLAGAFKALDHTVPDDLKSEDLQDLIAWLGEMVRQVDSSLLDEWEQLANPEEMTAEEAQEKADEVKPVTANSRAFRVLVRNAMFRRVELAALDRVDELGELDGESGWDADAWGEAMDKYWDEYDDLGTGPDARGPKLLVIQEEPQNALWRVRQIFDDPNDDHDWGISAEVDLTASDAEGRAVVRVTSVGQL from the coding sequence GTGACCCTCATCGATCAGCTGCCGACGACCGCAGATCCCGACGCCCTGTACGAAGCCTTCGAGTCCTGGGCGCAGGAGCGCGGTCTGACGCTCTACCCCCACCAGGAGGAGGCGCTGATCGAGGTGGTCTCCGGGGCGAACGTGATCGTTTCGACGCCGACGGGGTCCGGGAAGAGCATGATCGCCGCGGCCGCCCACTTCGCGGCTCTCGCTCGGGACGAGGTCACCTTCTACACGGCGCCGATCAAGGCGCTGGTGTCGGAGAAGTTCTTCGAGCTGTGCAAGATCTTCGGCACGGAGAACGTCGGCATGCTGACCGGCGACGCGTCGGTGAACTCCGACGCGCCGGTGATCTGCTGCACCGCCGAGGTGCTCGCCTCGATCGCGCTGCGCGACGGCAGGCACGCCGACGTCGGCCAGGTCGTCATGGACGAGTTCCACTTCTACGCGGAGGGCGACCGCGGCTGGGCGTGGCAGATTCCGATCCTGGAGCTTCCCCAGGCGCAGTTCGTGCTGATGTCGGCGACGCTCGGGGACGTGTCGTTCTTCGAGAAGGACCTGGCCCGGCGCACCGGCCGGCCCACGGCGGTGGTCCGTTCGGCGACCCGCCCGGTGCCGCTGTCCTACGAGTACCGGTACACGCCGATGACGGAGACGCTGACCGACCTGCTGGACACCCGGCAGGCGCCCGTCTACATCGTGCACTTCACGCAGGCGCAGGCGGTGGAGCGGGCGCAGGCGCTGATGAGCATCAACATGTGCTCGCGTGAGGAGAAGGAGCGGATCGCCGCACTGATCGGCAACTTCCGCTTCACCACCAAGTTCGGCCAGAACCTCTCGCGCTACGTGCGGCACGGCATCGGCGTCCATCACGCGGGCATGCTGCCGAAGTACCGGCGTCTGGTGGAGAAGCTGGCCCAGGCCGGACTGCTGAAGGTGATCTGCGGGACGGACACCCTCGGCGTCGGGGTCAACGTGCCCATCCGCACGGTGCTGTTCACGGCGCTGACCAAGTACGACGGCAACCGGGTGCGCACGCTGCGCGCGCGTGAGTTCCACCAGATCGCGGGCCGGGCGGGCCGGGCCGGCTTCGACACTGCGGGTCTGGTGGTCGCCCAGGCTCCCGAGCACGTCATCGAGAACGAGAAGGCCCTCAGCAAGGCCGGCGACGACCCGAAGAAGCGTCGCAAAGTGGTGCGCAAGAAGGCGCCCGAGGGGTTCGTGGGCTGGACGGAGAACACCTTCGACAAGCTGATCGACTCCGACCCGGAGCCGTTGACGTCGCGCTTCCGCGTCACGCACACGATGCTGTTGTCGGTGATCGCCCGGCCCGGGAACGCCTTCGAGGCGATGCGGCACCTGCTGGAGGACAACCACGAGCCGCGCAAGCAGCAGTTGCGGCACATCAGGCGCGCGATCGCGATCTACCGCTCGCTGCTGGACGGCGGCGTCGTGGAGAAGCTCGACCAGCCGGACGCCAGCGGCCGGATCGTCCGCCTCACCGTCGACCTCCAGCAGGACTTCGCACTGAACCAGCCGCTGTCCACCTTCGCGCTGGCCGCGTTCGAACTGCTGGATCCGGAGTCGCCCTCCTACGCGCTCGACATGGTCTCCGTCGTGGAGTCCACGCTGGACGACCCGCGCCAGATCCTGGCCGCGCAGCAGAACAAGGCGCGCGGCGAGGCGGTGGCCACGATGAAGGCCGACGGCGTCGAGTACGAGGAGCGCATGGAGCGCCTCCAGGACGTGTCGTACCCGAAGCCTCTGGAGGAGCTGCTCTTCCACGCGTACGACACGTACCGCAAGAGCCACCCGTGGGTCGGCGACCATCCGCTGTCGCCGAAGTCCGTCATCCGGGACATGTACGAGCGGGCGATGTCGTTCACCGAGCTGGTCTCGCACTACGAGCTGGCCCGCACCGAGGGCATCGTGCTGCGGTACCTGGCCGGCGCGTTCAAGGCGCTCGACCACACCGTCCCGGACGATCTCAAGTCGGAGGACCTCCAGGATCTGATCGCGTGGCTGGGCGAGATGGTGCGCCAGGTCGACTCCAGTCTCCTGGACGAGTGGGAGCAGCTCGCCAACCCGGAGGAGATGACCGCAGAGGAGGCCCAGGAGAAGGCCGACGAGGTCAAGCCGGTCACCGCCAACTCCCGCGCCTTCCGGGTCCTGGTCCGCAACGCGATGTTCCGCCGGGTCGAGCTGGCCGCTCTCGACCGTGTCGACGAACTCGGCGAGCTGGACGGCGAGTCCGGGTGGGACGCCGACGCGTGGGGTGAGGCGATGGACAAGTACTGGGACGAGTACGACGACCTCGGCACCGGTCCCGACGCCCGGGGGCCGAAGCTGCTCGTCATCCAGGAGGAGCCGCAGAACGCGCTGTGGCGGGTACGTCAGATCTTCGACGACCCGAACGACGACCACGACTGGGGCATCAGCGCCGAGGTCGACCTCACGGCGTCCGACGCCGAGGGCCGTGCGGTCGTCCGCGTCACCTCCGTCGGTCAACTGTGA
- a CDS encoding acyl-CoA thioesterase: MTTNPAERLVDLLDLEQIEVDIFRGRSPHESLQRVFGGQVAGQALVAAGRTTEGDRPVHSLHAYFLRPGRPGVPIVYQVERVRDGRSFTTRRVTAVQQGRTIFTLTASFHKPEEGPFEHQLPPAREVPDPESLPTVTEEIRAHLGALPEQLERMARRQPFDIRYADPLRWSAEDLKEAEPRSAVWMRAVGPLGDDPLVHTCALTYASDMTLLDAVRLPIEPLWGQRNFDMASLDHAMWFHRPFRADEWFLYDQESPIAIGGRGLARGRIYDREGRLLVSVVQEGLFRAL, encoded by the coding sequence ATGACGACGAATCCGGCCGAGAGGCTCGTCGACCTGCTCGACCTGGAGCAGATCGAGGTCGACATCTTCCGGGGCCGCAGCCCGCACGAGTCGCTACAGCGCGTCTTCGGCGGCCAGGTGGCGGGCCAGGCGCTGGTCGCGGCCGGCCGGACCACCGAAGGCGACCGGCCGGTGCACTCGCTGCACGCGTACTTCCTGCGCCCGGGCCGGCCGGGTGTGCCGATCGTGTACCAGGTCGAGCGGGTGCGCGACGGCCGGTCGTTCACGACCCGCCGGGTCACCGCCGTGCAGCAGGGGCGCACGATCTTCACTCTCACCGCCTCCTTTCACAAGCCTGAGGAAGGTCCCTTCGAGCACCAGCTGCCGCCGGCGCGCGAGGTCCCGGACCCGGAGTCCCTTCCGACGGTGACGGAGGAGATCCGGGCGCATCTGGGCGCACTGCCCGAGCAGTTGGAGCGCATGGCGCGCCGCCAGCCCTTCGACATCCGCTATGCGGATCCGCTGCGCTGGAGCGCCGAGGACCTCAAGGAGGCCGAACCGCGCAGCGCGGTGTGGATGCGCGCGGTCGGGCCGCTCGGAGACGATCCGCTGGTCCACACCTGCGCGCTCACGTACGCCAGCGACATGACTCTGCTGGACGCCGTCCGTCTTCCGATCGAGCCCCTGTGGGGGCAGCGCAACTTCGACATGGCGTCGCTGGACCACGCGATGTGGTTCCACCGGCCGTTCCGCGCGGACGAGTGGTTCCTGTACGACCAGGAGTCGCCGATCGCGATCGGCGGTCGCGGACTGGCCCGGGGGCGCATCTACGACCGGGAGGGTCGCCTGTTGGTGTCGGTCGTCCAGGAGGGCCTGTTCCGGGCGCTCTAG
- a CDS encoding DUF6397 family protein translates to MSRTTIRTNATCATTATGTNANTTTAATAVTATVAAAATVPNATATITARTPLPHARDSASSRTPSRAARELNLKRAEFDLAVHLGRVRTVPDEAGGACRVPRAEIDRQRAQPGFPEALRDGVRAVGTAEGAALLGVPPTRFTRLARLGLVVPVRFYLNRYRAVVWLYLADELRQFAADRTNAFLFTGRTPEALRSQLAAGVDLRPRNWRGRHLGFLLRQAREPWQRAGALAGFLDPLRVAEIVTDPYERSHLNRFRPGPPAHCAPGTPAAHLVEKIMTAEDADEIGWLTYDLRRTLDEARAHQPAPRPAPKRALPPPPEQRNATRPADPDRPRRGLLNRLRRRGA, encoded by the coding sequence ATGTCCCGCACCACGATCCGCACGAACGCCACCTGCGCCACCACCGCCACCGGCACGAACGCCAACACCACAACCGCCGCGACCGCCGTCACGGCCACCGTCGCGGCCGCCGCCACCGTCCCGAACGCCACCGCCACGATCACCGCCCGCACCCCCCTCCCTCATGCGCGCGACTCCGCCTCCTCCCGCACGCCGAGCCGCGCCGCCCGCGAACTGAACCTGAAGCGTGCCGAGTTCGATCTCGCCGTGCACCTCGGGCGCGTCAGGACCGTGCCCGACGAAGCAGGCGGCGCATGCAGGGTGCCGCGCGCCGAGATCGATCGCCAGCGGGCGCAGCCCGGTTTCCCCGAAGCGCTGCGCGACGGCGTGCGGGCCGTGGGGACCGCCGAGGGCGCCGCCCTGCTCGGTGTGCCGCCGACCCGCTTCACCCGGCTCGCACGTCTGGGGCTGGTGGTGCCGGTGAGGTTCTATCTGAACCGCTACCGGGCCGTCGTCTGGCTGTATCTCGCCGACGAACTGCGCCAGTTCGCCGCGGACCGAACCAACGCGTTCCTGTTCACCGGCCGCACACCCGAGGCGCTGCGGAGCCAACTGGCCGCCGGCGTCGACCTGCGTCCCCGGAACTGGCGCGGACGCCACCTGGGCTTCCTCCTCCGCCAGGCCCGGGAACCGTGGCAGCGCGCCGGAGCCCTGGCCGGGTTCCTCGACCCTCTCCGGGTCGCCGAGATCGTCACGGATCCCTATGAACGCTCGCACCTGAACCGGTTCCGGCCCGGACCGCCCGCCCACTGCGCCCCCGGCACACCGGCCGCACACCTCGTCGAGAAGATCATGACGGCGGAGGACGCCGACGAGATCGGCTGGCTGACGTACGACCTGCGACGCACCCTGGACGAGGCGCGCGCCCATCAGCCCGCACCGCGCCCCGCGCCGAAACGAGCTCTGCCACCCCCACCGGAGCAGCGGAACGCGACTCGACCGGCCGATCCGGACCGTCCCAGGCGTGGCCTGCTGAACCGGTTGCGCCGTCGCGGCGCGTGA
- a CDS encoding roadblock/LC7 domain-containing protein produces the protein MAGNEGLDRLLDDLTERVEPVRHALVLSNDGLVAGASSRMRQEDAEHLAAVSSGLHSLAKGAGRHFGAGGVRQTMIEFDDAVLFVTAAGTGSCLCVLSAADADMGRIAYETTRLVNQIGEHLTVDARHPDRDPLTDL, from the coding sequence ATGGCGGGGAACGAGGGCCTGGACCGGCTGCTGGACGATCTGACCGAGCGCGTCGAGCCGGTACGCCATGCGCTGGTCCTGTCCAACGACGGGCTGGTGGCGGGCGCGAGTTCGAGAATGCGCCAGGAGGACGCGGAGCACCTCGCCGCCGTCTCGTCCGGTCTGCACAGCCTCGCCAAGGGGGCGGGACGCCACTTCGGAGCGGGCGGCGTGCGGCAGACCATGATCGAGTTCGACGACGCAGTGCTCTTCGTCACCGCCGCGGGCACCGGCAGCTGTCTGTGCGTGCTCAGCGCGGCGGACGCCGACATGGGCCGGATCGCCTACGAGACGACCCGGCTCGTCAACCAGATCGGCGAGCATCTGACCGTCGATGCCCGGCACCCGGATCGCGACCCATTAACCGACCTCTGA
- a CDS encoding PPOX class F420-dependent oxidoreductase, translated as MAQKMTDEEWRAFVTHGTRTGKLSTVRADGSPHVAPIWFVLDGDDVVFNTGKDTVKGRNLARDGRVALCVDDDRPPFDFVVLQGRAHLSEDLDELRHWATRIAARYMGEERAEEFGARNGVPGELLVRVTVAKVLAQKRIAD; from the coding sequence ATGGCACAGAAGATGACCGATGAGGAATGGCGGGCGTTCGTCACGCACGGGACCCGCACCGGAAAACTGTCCACCGTGCGGGCCGACGGCAGCCCGCACGTGGCGCCGATCTGGTTCGTGCTCGACGGCGACGACGTGGTCTTCAACACCGGAAAGGACACGGTGAAGGGCCGCAACCTGGCCCGGGACGGCCGGGTCGCCCTGTGCGTGGACGACGACCGGCCGCCGTTCGACTTCGTGGTCCTTCAGGGCCGGGCGCACCTCTCGGAGGATCTCGACGAGCTTCGGCACTGGGCGACCCGGATCGCGGCCCGGTACATGGGCGAGGAACGGGCCGAGGAGTTCGGTGCCCGTAACGGCGTACCGGGCGAACTCCTCGTCCGTGTCACCGTCGCCAAGGTTCTGGCCCAGAAGCGCATCGCGGACTGA
- a CDS encoding GTP-binding protein, with translation MVYEHSDATAETAPLALKILVAGGFGVGKTTMVGAVSEIKPLRTEELLSEAGQSVDDTEGVDHKVTTTVAMDFGRITIRSGLSLYLFGTPGQDRFWFLWDELSQGALGAVVLADTRRLEDCFPAVDYFEHRHIPFVVAVNCFTGSRNYDARDVSRALDLDGGTPVVLCDARDRASGKEVLIRLVEYAGRVHTARLLDSVG, from the coding sequence ATGGTCTACGAGCACTCCGACGCCACCGCCGAGACGGCTCCCCTGGCGTTGAAGATTCTGGTCGCCGGCGGGTTCGGCGTGGGCAAGACCACCATGGTGGGCGCGGTCAGCGAGATCAAGCCGTTGCGCACCGAGGAACTGCTCAGTGAGGCCGGGCAGTCGGTGGACGACACCGAGGGCGTCGACCACAAGGTCACGACCACCGTCGCGATGGACTTCGGCCGCATCACCATCCGCTCCGGCCTCTCCCTGTACCTGTTCGGGACCCCGGGCCAGGACCGGTTCTGGTTCCTGTGGGACGAGCTGTCCCAGGGCGCTCTGGGCGCGGTGGTCCTCGCCGACACCCGGCGTCTGGAGGACTGCTTTCCCGCGGTCGACTACTTCGAGCACCGGCACATTCCGTTCGTCGTCGCCGTCAACTGCTTCACCGGCTCGCGGAACTACGACGCCCGGGACGTCTCACGCGCGCTCGACCTCGACGGCGGCACCCCCGTCGTCCTGTGCGACGCCCGCGACCGTGCCTCGGGCAAGGAGGTCCTGATCAGACTGGTCGAGTATGCCGGGCGGGTGCACACCGCCCGGCTGCTCGACTCCGTGGGCTGA